A window of Pelomonas sp. SE-A7 genomic DNA:
GGCCGAGATCGTCGAGCAGGTCAGCGCTGGCGGCGATGCCCTGGTGCTGATGCCCACAGGCGGCGGCAAGAGCCTGTGCTACCAGATCCCGGCCATCGCCCGCCACCGTGCCGGCCAGGGCGTGACCCTGGTGGTCAGCCCGCTGATCGCGCTGATGCATGACCAGGTCGGGGCACTGGAGGAGGCCGGCGTCCATGCCGCCTTCCTCAACTCCACCTTGAGCAGCGAGGACGCGGCCCGGATCGAGCGCGAAATGATGAGCGGACGCCTGGTGCTGCTCTACGCGGCGCCCGAGCGCGTCACCAATCCCCGCTTCCTGGCCCAGCTGGATTCGCTCTATGAGCGCGGCCTGCTGAGCCTGTTCGCCATCGACGAGGCCCATTGCGTCAGCCAGTGGGGCCATGACTTCCGCAATGAATACCTGGCACTCTCGCTGCTGCACGAGCGCTTCCCCCAGGTGCCGCGCATCGCGCTGACCGCCACGGCCGACGACCTGACCCGCGCCGACATCATCGACCGGCTGCGCCTGGACCAGGCCCGTGTCTTCATCAGCAGCTTCGACCGGCCGAACATCCGCTACACCATCGTCGAGAAGGACGCCAAGCCGCGCGAGCAGCTCCTGCGCTTTATCCGCGACGAGCACGAGGATGAGGCCGGCGTCGTCTACTGCCAGAGCCGCAAGAAGGTCGAGGAGACCGCCGCCTGGCTGGAAGGCGAGGGCATCAAGGCCCTGCCGTACCACGCCGGCCTGGATGCCGCGGTGCGCCAGAAGCACCAGGACCGCTTCCTGCGCGAGGACGGCATCGTGATGGTGGCCACCATCGCCTTCGGCATGGGCATAGACAAGCCCGACGTGCGCTTCGTCGCCCACCTGGACCTGCCCAAGAACATCGAGAGCTACTACCAGGAGACCGGCCGCGGCGGCCGCGACGGCGAGCCGGCCGATGCCTGGATGACCTATGGCCTGGCCGACGTGGTGAACCAGCGCCGCATGATCGACGAAAGCCCGGCCGAGGAAGAGTTCAAGCAAGGCCAGCGCGGCAAGCTGGATGCGCTGCTGGCCCTGGCCGAGGCCACCGACTGCCGGCGGGTGCGCCTGCTGGCCTATTTCGGCGAGGCGAGTCCGGCCTGCGGCAATTGCGACAACTGCCTGAGTCCGCCCGCCACCTGGGACGGCACCGAGGCGGCCCGCAAGCTGCTCAGCTGCATCTATCGCTTCCAGCAGAACGGCGGCCAGCGCTTCGGCGCCGGCCACCTGATCGACGTGCTGCGCGGCAAGCTGACCGACAAGGTGACGCAGTACGGCCACCAGTCGCTCTCGACCTGGGCGATAGGGGCCGAACTGCCCGAGGCCCAGTGGCGCGCCGTGCTGCGCCAGCTGATCGCCCTGGGCCATGTGTTCACCGAAGGCGAATACATGACGCTGGTGCTGGCCGACAGCGCCAGGACCGTGCTCAAGGGTGAGGTCCAGCTGCTGCTGCGCGTGCCCACGACGCCGCCGCGCAAGGGCAGCAAGACCAGCCGCAGCTCCAGCAAGCCACGCGCCGAGGCACTGGACCTGGAAGGCCGGGCGCTGGAGCGTTTCGAGGCGCTCAAGGCCTGGCGCGCCGAAGTGGCCAAGGAGCATGGGCTGCCGGCCTATGTGATCTTCCAGAACGTCACCCTGGCCGAGATGGCCCGCCAGCAGCCCGGCTCGCTGGACGAGCTGGCCGGCATCAGCGGCGTTGGCGCCAAGAAGCTGGAGGCCTATGGCCGCGAGATCCTGCGGGTGCTGGAAAGTACCTGACGGCGTGCAGGACGCCTCTATCTAGGCCCGGACTATCTTGTTAGCCTAACCAACCCTACCGGGTCGGATTCAGGAGACAAGAACATGCAACTGAACAACCTGCGCGTCTCGAGCAAGCTCTGGGGCGCCATCCTGCTGCTGCTGGCGGCCATGCTGCTGATCTCGGGCTTTACGCTCAAGCGGGCCAACAGCGTTCAGGCCGAGGCCATGGCGGCAGTGAGCAGCAGCTACGACCTGATCGAGAAGTCTGCGATCTGGAAGGGCATGACCGAGACCGCCGTCACCCGCAGCATGGCTTCGTCCATCAGCAGCGATCCGGCGGTGGGCGAGCTGTTCAAGGAAAACCTCGCCAACGACACGCCGCGGGTGGTCAAGCTGCGCGAGCAGATCTCGGAGCAGGCCCAGACCGAGGCCGACAAGGCACAGATGAAAAAGGTGCTGTCCAGCGGCGCCGCCCTGTTGGCTGCCAGCAAGAAGGCGCGTGAACTCGGTGCTGGCGGCGACCAGGCCGGCGCCCGCGAGGTGATCAAGAACGAATACGTGCCCTCGACCAAGGGCTACCTGACGGCCATCGACGAATTCGTCAAGCTGCAGCGCGACAAGAACGAGCAGGCCCAGAAGGCCGCCACGGAGGCTCAGCAGCGGCTGGTTCTGTGGAGCACGATCGGTGCCCTGGTCGTCATCGTGCTGGGCATGCTGGTGGCGGCGACCCTGGTGCGCTCGATCCGCGAGCCGCTGCGCCAGTCGGTAGATTTCGCGAAGGCCATCGCCGACGGCGACCTGACCCGCAGCATGGAAAGCAGCCGTGCCGACGAATTCGGCGAGCTGTTGCAGTCTCTCGGACAGATGAACGCCGCCCTGGCCCGCATGGTGGGCAATGTACGCAGCGCCACCGACAGCATCGCCACCGCATCCAGCGAAATCGCCACCGGCAACACCGACCTCTCGCAGCGCACCGAGCAGACGGCCAGCAACCTGCAGACCACGGCGTCGAGCATGGAGCAGCTCACCAGCACGGTGCGCAACACAGCGGACTCTGCCACCACGGCCAACCAGCTGGTCAGCTCGGCCACCGAGGTGGCGCGGCGCGGGGGCCAGGTCGTGTCGCAGGTGGTCTCCACCATGGATGAGATCAATGCCAGCTCCAAGAAGATCAGCGACATCATCGGCGTGATCGACGGCATCGCCTTCCAGACCAACATCCTGGCGCTGAACGCGGCCGTGGAAGCGGCCCGGGCCGGCGAGCAGGGTCGCGGCTTCGCGGTCGTGGCCGGCGAGGTGCGCAGCCTGGCCCAGCGCTCGGCCGAGGCAGCCAAGGAGATCAAGTCGCTGATCAGCGCCAGCGTCGAGAGGGTTGAATCGGGTTCGCGCCTGGTCGGCACGGCCGGCGAGACCATGAACGAGATCGTCTCCAGCGTCCAGCGGGTCACCGACATCATCGGCGAGATCAGCGTGGCCACCGGCGAGCAGAGTTCAGGCATTGGCCAGGTGAACGGCGCGATCGCCCAGTTGGACCAGATGACGCAGCAGAACGCCGCCCTGGTCGAGGAATCGGCGGCGGCGGCCATCAGCCTGCGCGAGCAGGCCGGCAAGCTGGCCGAGGTGGTCAGCAGCTTCCGCATCTCGGGCTCGGTCAGCTTGTCGCGCCCGATGTCCGCGCCGGCCCCGGCCCCGACACCCAGACCCGCTCCCGTTGCCGCAGCCCCTGTGGTCAAGAAGCCGGTCGTCGGCCTGAAGAAGCCGCCGGCCAAGGCACCGGCGCCCAAAGTCGTTGCGCCGCCTCCAGGCCCCACACCGCCCGCCCCACCCAAGGCCGCTGCCGCCGAAGGCGACTGGGAAACCTTCTGATCTGGATCCCCAATGAAAAAGGCCCGCTTGCGCGGGCCTTCTTGTTTTCGCTCTGACCGGGTCGCTGTGTCTTAGCAGACCGCGGTGCTGCACCTGGGGGCGGCGGCAGCCACCAGGGTACTGGCGCTGCGACCTTCGATCACGACGCGCGGAAGCTTGGCGATCTGCTGGCCGGCCTCGGTCGCCCGCTTGCCAACCACGACCACGCGCTCCAGCTTGTGCACCTGCGGTGCGTCAGCTGCGGCCAGGTGATCGGCCAGGCCCATGCCGATGGCGGCGGCGCCGGCGACGGCGATCAGGGCGGTGAACAGGGTCTTGGTGGCTGCGTTCATGGTGGGCTCCTAGCGGTTGGGGACCGGGGTCGTTGCGATGATTGAAGTGTCTGCCTCGCCCTCGCCCCGAACCAGCGCCAGGCGATGACTGGCCGTGGCGGCGGCTTGAAATGCGGCTGATCGCGACAAACGGTCCCGCTCCGCTATGCTGAACCCAGCCATGAAAGTCGCTCCATTGCGCCTGCTCTTGCCCAGCCTGATTGCGCTGTCGCTGGCGACGCCCCTACCAGCGGCACCAC
This region includes:
- the recQ gene encoding DNA helicase RecQ, which produces MTRPDHHQVARHILQEVFGYAAFRGAQAEIVEQVSAGGDALVLMPTGGGKSLCYQIPAIARHRAGQGVTLVVSPLIALMHDQVGALEEAGVHAAFLNSTLSSEDAARIEREMMSGRLVLLYAAPERVTNPRFLAQLDSLYERGLLSLFAIDEAHCVSQWGHDFRNEYLALSLLHERFPQVPRIALTATADDLTRADIIDRLRLDQARVFISSFDRPNIRYTIVEKDAKPREQLLRFIRDEHEDEAGVVYCQSRKKVEETAAWLEGEGIKALPYHAGLDAAVRQKHQDRFLREDGIVMVATIAFGMGIDKPDVRFVAHLDLPKNIESYYQETGRGGRDGEPADAWMTYGLADVVNQRRMIDESPAEEEFKQGQRGKLDALLALAEATDCRRVRLLAYFGEASPACGNCDNCLSPPATWDGTEAARKLLSCIYRFQQNGGQRFGAGHLIDVLRGKLTDKVTQYGHQSLSTWAIGAELPEAQWRAVLRQLIALGHVFTEGEYMTLVLADSARTVLKGEVQLLLRVPTTPPRKGSKTSRSSSKPRAEALDLEGRALERFEALKAWRAEVAKEHGLPAYVIFQNVTLAEMARQQPGSLDELAGISGVGAKKLEAYGREILRVLEST
- a CDS encoding methyl-accepting chemotaxis protein, whose product is MQLNNLRVSSKLWGAILLLLAAMLLISGFTLKRANSVQAEAMAAVSSSYDLIEKSAIWKGMTETAVTRSMASSISSDPAVGELFKENLANDTPRVVKLREQISEQAQTEADKAQMKKVLSSGAALLAASKKARELGAGGDQAGAREVIKNEYVPSTKGYLTAIDEFVKLQRDKNEQAQKAATEAQQRLVLWSTIGALVVIVLGMLVAATLVRSIREPLRQSVDFAKAIADGDLTRSMESSRADEFGELLQSLGQMNAALARMVGNVRSATDSIATASSEIATGNTDLSQRTEQTASNLQTTASSMEQLTSTVRNTADSATTANQLVSSATEVARRGGQVVSQVVSTMDEINASSKKISDIIGVIDGIAFQTNILALNAAVEAARAGEQGRGFAVVAGEVRSLAQRSAEAAKEIKSLISASVERVESGSRLVGTAGETMNEIVSSVQRVTDIIGEISVATGEQSSGIGQVNGAIAQLDQMTQQNAALVEESAAAAISLREQAGKLAEVVSSFRISGSVSLSRPMSAPAPAPTPRPAPVAAAPVVKKPVVGLKKPPAKAPAPKVVAPPPGPTPPAPPKAAAAEGDWETF